A single region of the Musa acuminata AAA Group cultivar baxijiao chromosome BXJ1-11, Cavendish_Baxijiao_AAA, whole genome shotgun sequence genome encodes:
- the LOC135597399 gene encoding translocase of chloroplast 101, chloroplastic-like, which produces MENGAGAAKDECRPGQMGLEMAAENGDSQQELAGGADGGPPKSEDGSKDLGENEVFEEAMEPPQHSVHDSHVGMVIEPEGVVEPADLRVGEKNLEVEMVGSEGYIDSTDAAGHDQRPDEQEMIGLVKLDGAPGVEGNGQEDSVSFHKLDASTGSQHTDQSSEEQVAVESEEGMPACDESDGELGKGEDEKEFMLGKLNSVVPDSKDGKGMDEVTNGSSEIVNDREITVGDGNTELVGKKSEIEEPERVRLDGLADLLDEGSENGQSLEVTSDECGADNDAESHQVSTQQMKDISAQSLAVSEEPSKVPQLKDNSAEDNYGFATNGHAAVQKEGGSFATNGHATMEKQDGSSCSHVTSAANDSYVKDDKAVMHETTKKLQKESVENLGHLSSTSSDNKKSSSPSALPSTLNHENSGGPGLSSRPAGLGSSAPLLEPSVRSLQQPRTNGSAPRRVSQPSEEPPNDDGEENDETREKLQMIRVKFLRLAHRLGQTPHNVVVAQVLYRLGLAEQLKRNTNRPGVFSFDRASIVAEQLEAAGLETLDFSCTIMVIGKTGVGKSATINSIFDEVKLPTDAFQVGTKKVQEVVGMVQGIKVRVIDTPGLFSSSLDQNRNEKTLHSVKRFINKTPPDIVLYFDRLDMQSRDYGDAPLLRTITDIFGASIWFNAIVVLTHAASAPPDGPNGSPLTYEMFVTQRSHVVQQAIRQAAGDVRLMNPVSLVENHSACRMNRAGQRVLPNGQVWKPQLLLLSFASKILAEANMLLKLQDGPPGRTFGSRPRVPPLPFLLSSLLQSRPPPKLPEEQLGDDDNLDEDLGEISDSDEGSDYDELPPFKPLTKSQVAKLSKAQKKAYFEELDYRERLFYKKQLKEEKRRRKLMKKMADMATDIPNEHTNGDVEEEASGPASVPVPMPDFVLPNSFDSDNPTHRYRFLDSSSQWLVRPVLDSQGWDHDIGYEGLNVERVFVIKDKMPLSVSGQLTKDKKECSLQMEVASSIKHSESKSTSLCLDMQTVGKDVAYTLRGDTRFKNFRRNNTAAGVSVTVLGDSLSAGLKFEDKLMISQRLRVLMSGGAMTGRGDVAYGGRLEATLRDKDYPIRQALSTLQLSIMDWHGDLTLGCNVQSQLPLDRGTNLIGHANLSNKGTGQIGIRLNSSEHFQIVLLALFPIIRNVQKILFSSSQSM; this is translated from the coding sequence ATGGAAAACGGGGCGGGTGCTGCGAAAGATGAGTGCCGGCCGGGGCAGATGGGGCTGGAGATGGCGGCGGAAAATGGGGATTCGCAGCAGGAATTAGCGGGCGGCGCTGATGGCGGTCCTCCGAAATCGGAGGATGGATCGAAGGATTTGGGAGAAAATGAGGTCTTTGAGGAGGCGATGGAGCCCCCGCAGCACTCGGTTCATGATTCGCACGTTGGTATGGTGATTGAGCCTGAAGGGGTGGTTGAGCCGGCAGATCTACGGGTGGGTGAAAAGAATCTCGAAGTGGAAATGGTTGGTTCTGAGGGATACATTGATTCAACAGATGCTGCAGGACACGATCAGAGACCCGACGAGCAAGAAATGATCGGTCTTGTAAAGCTCGATGGGGCTCCTGGTGTTGAAGGTAATGGTCAGGAAGATTCAGTTTCTTTTCACAAGCTTGATGCGTCGACTGGTAGCCAGCATACTGATCAGAGTTCTGAAGAACAGGTGGCTGTTGAATCTGAGGAAGGGATGCCAGCTTGTGATGAGTCAGATGGTGAACTTGGAAAAGGGGAAGATGAAAAAGAGTTCATGCTTGGCAAATTAAATTCTGTGGTTCCAGATAGTAAGGATGGCAAAGGGATGGATGAAGTTACAAATGGATCTTCTGAGATTGTGAATGACAGGGAAATTACTGTCGGTGATGGCAACACGGAATTGGTTGGTAAGAAATCTGAGATTGAGGAGCCTGAGAGGGTGAGATTAGATGGGCTGGCTGATCTTCTTGATGAAGGTTCTGAAAATGGACAGTCCCTTGAAGTGACTTCTGATGAGTGTGGGGCAGATAATGATGCGGAATCACATCAGGTTTCGACACAACAGATGAAGGATATATCAGCTCAGTCATTAGCTGTTTCTGAAGAGCCGTCAAAAGTTCCCCAGCTGAAAGATAACAGTGCAGAAGATAACTATGGTTTTGCAACTAATGGACATGCTGCTGTGCAAAAAGAAGGTGGTAGCTTTGCAACTAATGGACATGCTACCATGGAAAAACAAGATGGATCATCCTGCTCTCATGTTACTAGTGCAGCTAATGATTCTTATGTAAAAGACGATAAGGCTGTCATGCATGAAACTACCAAGAAACTTCAAAAGGAATCTGTTGAAAATCTAGGCCATTTGAGTTCTACAAGTAGTGACAACAAGAAAAGTTCTAGCCCATCCGCATTGCCTTCAACTTTGAATCATGAGAACTCGGGAGGCCCTGGCTTGTCATCTCGTCCTGCTGGCCTTGGCTCCTCTGCTCCTTTACTGGAGCCTTCTGTCCGTTCTCTTCAGCAACCTAGGACTAATGGCTCTGCTCCACGGAGGGTCTCTCAGCCATCTGAAGAGCCACCAAATGATGATGGAGAGGAGAATGATGAGACACGCGAGAAGCTTCAGATGATTCGGGTTAAGTTTCTTCGTTTGGCTCATAGGCTTGGGCAAACACCTCATAATGTAGTAGTTGCCCAGGTTCTATACAGGCTAGGTCTGGCTGAACAGCTTAAGAGAAACACAAACCGGCCAGGTGTATTCAGCTTTGATCGGGCTAGTATTGTGGCAGAACAACTTGAGGCTGCTGGCCTGGAGACTCTGGACTTCTCTTGTACAATAATGGTCATTGGAAAAACAGGGGTTGGCAAGAGTGCTACCATCAATTCAATATTTGATGAAGTTAAGTTGCCAACGGATGCCTTCCAGGTGGGGACAAAGAAGGTCCAGGAAGTAGTGGGCATGGTTCAGGGGATCAAGGTTAGGGTTATTGACACTCCtggtctcttctcttcctctttggaTCAGAATCGAAACGAGAAAACACTTCATTCTGTCAAGAGGTTTATCAATAAGACTCCTCCAGATATTGTTCTTTACTTTGATCGGTTGGACATGCAGAGTAGGGATTATGGGGATGCTCCACTTCTGCGGACCATCACTGACATATTTGGAGCATCCATTTGGTTTAATGCAATTGTTGTTCTAACACATGCTGCTTCTGCTCCTCCAGATGGCCCAAATGGTAGTCCGTTGACTTATGAGATGTTTGTGACTCAGAGGTCTCATGTGGTTCAGCAAGCAATCCGACAAGCTGCCGGGGATGTACGGCTCATGAACCCAGTTTCCTTGGTCGAGAATCACTCTGCTTGTAGGATGAATAGGGCTGGCCAGAGAGTACTACCAAATGGCCAGGTTTGGAAACCACAGTTGCTGTTACTGTCATTTGCTTCCAAAATTTTGGCAGAGGCTAACATGCTCCTGAAGTTGCAGGATGGTCCTCCCGGTAGGACATTTGGTTCTCGTCCGAGAGTTCCTCCATTACCCTTTCTTTTGTCTTCTCTTCTACAGTCAAGACCCCCGCCTAAATTGCCAGAAGAACAACTTGGTGATGATGACAACTTGGATGAGGATTTGGGTGAGATATCTGATTCCGATGAGGGCTCAGATTATGATGAGTTGCCACCTTTTAAGCCTCTCACTAAGTCCCAAGTGGCAAAGCTGAGCAAAGCACAGAAGAAGGCATATTTTGAGGAACTAGATTATAGAGAAAGGCTCTTCTATAAGAAACAGTTGAAAGAGGAGAAGAGGCGCCGGAAACTCATGAAGAAAATGGCAGATATGGCTACGGATATACCAAATGAGCACACCAATGGGGATGTTGAAGAAGAAGCCAGTGGCCCTGCATCTGTGCCAGTACCTATGCCAGATTTTGTGCTTCCCAATTCTTTTGATTCGGATAATCCTACTCACCGTTATAGATTTCTGGATTCTTCCAGCCAATGGCTTGTCAGGCCTGTGCTAGATTCCCAGGGCTGGGATCATGATATTGGTTACGAAGGTTTGAATGTGGAAAGAGTATTTGTTATCAAAGATAAAATGCCACTATCAGTTTCTGGCCAGCTGACAAAGGATAAGAAGGAGTGCTCTCTCCAAATGGAGGTGGCAAGTTCAATCAAGCATAGTGAATCAAAATCCACTTCTTTATGTCTGGATATGCAGACTGTTGGGAAGGATGTTGCGTACACATTACGTGGTGACACAAGGTTTAAAAATTTCAGGCGGAACAATACAGCTGCAGGAGTTTCAGTAACCGTCCTTGGGGATTCATTGTCAGCTGGCCTGAAGTTTGAAGATAAGTTGATGATTAGCCAAAGACTTAGAGTACTCATGAGTGGAGGTGCTATGACAGGTAGAGGCGATGTAGCTTATGGGGGCCGTCTCGAGGCAACTTTAAGGGACAAAGATTATCCTATAAGACAGGCTCTGTCCACTCTTCAACTGTCTATTATGGATTGGCATGGAGACCTCACACTTGGTTGCAATGTTCAATCTCAACTCCCCTTGGACAGAGGAACTAATCTAATTGGTCATGCAAACTTGAGCAACAAAGGAACTGGTCAAATTGGTATTCGTTTGAATAGCTCAGAACATTTTCAAATAGTTTTGCTTGCCCTTTTTCCCATAATAAGGAATGTCCAGAAGATATTATTTAGTTCTTCTCAGTCTATGTAA